In a single window of the Papaver somniferum cultivar HN1 chromosome 8, ASM357369v1, whole genome shotgun sequence genome:
- the LOC113304941 gene encoding (-)-alpha-terpineol synthase-like: MVKEDKRSTSYVYPPSIWDHEFVQSLKSEYTKESKYGRRVEELKEFVRRMFADHQKESDRSLASSDLLMLINIIQRLGISYHFDTEIKAALCAIKDEHIIWEKETSVLQAVRFRLLRQHGSEVSQGEKILREVQGLTVNFLKGYMTMMEEEVEEDNNKKIIMKKMVRHALVMPLQWDMPRVQTRWFIDVYEMMEGMNPQLLLEFAKLDFNMVQAIHQEDLKNISRYVHY, translated from the exons ATGGTGAAAGAAGACAAGAGATCCACCAGCTACGTCTACCCTCCGAGTATTTGGGATCATGAATTTGTGCAATCTCTTAAGAGTGAATATACA AAAGAATCCAAGTATGGTAGGCGTGTGGAGGAACTTAAGGAATTCGTTAGGCGCATGTTTGCTGATCATCAAAAAGAAAGTGATAGGTCCTTAGCTTCATCTGATTTGTTGATGCTGATCAATATCATTCAAAGGCTTGGAATCAGTTACCATTTTGATACTGAGATTAAAGCTGCATTGTGCGCCATCAAGGACGAGCATATTATTTGGGAAAAAGAGACTTCCGTTTTGCAAGCTGTGAGATTTAGGCTCCTTAGACAACATGGTTCTGAAGTTTCTCAAG GCGAAAAAATCTTAAGAGAAGTACAAGGACTCACTGTGAATTTTCTTAAAGGGTACATGACAATGATGGAAGAGGaagtagaagaagataataacaaaaaaataattatgaaaaaAATGGTACGTCATGCCCTGGTGATGCCATTACAGTGGGATATGCCAAGGGTGCAGACACGATGGTTCATAGACGTATATGAAATGATGGAAGGCATGAACCCGCAGCTGCTACTTGAATTTGCTAAACTAGACTTTAACATGGTCCAAGCAATTCACCAAGAGGACCTGAAGAACATATCTAGGTATGTACACTATTGA